A window from Dysidea avara chromosome 2, odDysAvar1.4, whole genome shotgun sequence encodes these proteins:
- the LOC136247953 gene encoding putative carbonic anhydrase 3: MKLLEVSLCILLSLVTANAIGVAWNYSDQDAWKTVDGWDCDGRRQSPINIVTSALVRRSSLIDLVLTNFDQTYDGNWTNTGHALQFNPDTSSLVPTFQNHLGTYQLVQFHFHWGRTSAVGSEHQVDGSTYGGELHFVTRKTTGSATAGDAFAVLGVLLRGDSSLSLSGVWSSLASDIPSDEGDYVSLSGIRPMDMIPANLSYYYYQGSLTTPACSEVVQWFLLRNAVSVPEQFLQAMRTSVLDADGAVLQQNYRDTQPLNGRKVMIQGTGGSPVRQNSLSIILLVLLSVFILGLCH; this comes from the coding sequence ATGAAGCTGTTAGAGGTGTCGCTGTGCATTCTGCTTTCCCTGGTAACAGCAAACGCGATTGGTGTAGCGTGGAACTACTCCGACCAAGACGCTTGGAAGACTGTAGACGGTTGGGATTGTGATGGTAGACGCCAATCACCTATCAATATTGTCACTTCTGCTTTGGTTAGAAGATCTAGTCTAATTGATTTAGTCTTGACGAATTTCGATCAAACCTACGACGGCAACTGGACAAACACTGGCCATGCCTTGCAGTTCAATCCCGATACCAGCTCACTTGTGCCAACATTCCAGAATCATTTGGGTACCTATCAGTTAGTGCAATTTCACTTCCATTGGGGAAGAACTAGTGCGGTGGGATCGGAGCACCAGGTTGACGGGAGCACTTACGGCGGTGAGCTGCACTTCGTCACTAGAAAGACCACCGGAAGTGCTACAGCTGGCGACGCGTTTGCTGTCTTGGGTGTACTGCTAAGAGGTGACAGCTCCTTATCATTGTCCGGGGTATGGAGTTCACTCGCTAGTGACATTCCAAGCGATGAAGGAGACTACGTGTCACTTAGTGGAATACGACCAATGGATATGATACCAGCAAACCTAAGCTACTACTATTATCAAGGATCACTGACCACACCAGCCTGCAGTGAAGTTGTCCAGTGGTTTCTACTCAGAAATGCCGTCTCTGTCCCAGAGCAATTCCTGCAAGCCATGCGTACCAGTGTTTTAGATGCTGACGGTGCAGTCCTACAACAGAATTACCGAGACACACAACCTCTTAATGGTCGAAAAGTCATGATACAAGGAACTGGCGGATCACCTGTCAGACAAAATAGTCTCAGCATAATTCTACTGGTGCTTTTGTCAGTTTTTATACTAGGACTCTGCCATTAG
- the LOC136247951 gene encoding probable outer membrane protein PmpF, with protein MILQNLENITITGQGNPTVNCNGVGGIKFDSCSHVTIKGVSFKRCGRRSAYPGIEFYHSSNVIFDSCSFCYSIRRAVVLSKVSGKVYINNCHPEQGTQVQVVINNCNFALNGPTRSVVHIGDSNNVTDGPRCISLLQNSTFIQNRGVPIYVLHTSLILNNSVSFKDNKATAGGGIYSNNSIIKFNDKCNVSFYNNSVRTNGGAIYQIISKIFFKMNAAVTFRINSAVQSGGAIFSAAISSISFEDESIATFNGNSAAESRGGAVYSRHNSCTSFDDYSRVTFYNNRALGGSGGAVGCTINSCVLFGGNSKVSFNNNKAKWGGAVVGTFNSNISFDGFSKAEFGENKAAHTGGAVQCNANSSILFGGH; from the exons ATGATATTACAAAATCTTGAAAATATTACAATAACTGGACAAGGGAATCCCACGGTGAATTGCAATGGTGTCGGAGGAATAAAGTTTGACTCTTGTAGTCATGTAACTATTAAAGGTGTCAGTTTCAAGAGATGCGGTCGTAGGTCAGCCTATCCAGGAATTGAGTTTTACCATTCATCCAATGTTATATTTGACTCATGTTCTTTTTGTTACTCAATAAGACGAGCTGTTGTACTGTCAAAAGTGTCAGGAAAAGTGTACATCAACAATTGCCA CCCTGAACAAGGTACTCAggtacaggtggtcattaacaATTGCAATTTTGCTCTGAATGGACCCACTAGAAGTGTTGTTCACATTGGTGACTCAAATAATGTAACTGATGGTCCAAGATGCATATCTTTACTGCAAAATTCTACATTTATCCAAAATCGTGGAGTACCCATTTACGTTTTACACACCAGTCTAATTCTCAATAACAGTGTATCATTCAAGGATAATAAAGCTACTGCTGGTGGAGGTATTTATAGCAATAACTCTATTATAAAATTTAATGACAAATGCAATGTGAGCTTCTAtaataattcagttagaactaaTGGTGGAGCCATCTATCAAATTATTTCCAAGATATTCTTCAAAATGAATGCAGCAGTAACATTTAGAATCAACTCAGCAGTCCAGTCAGGTGGTGCCATATTTTCTGCAGCAATTTCATCCATCTCATTTGAAGATGAGTCAATAGCAACATTTAATGGAAATAGTGCTGCTGAGAGTAGAGGAGGAGCAGTATACTCTAGACACAATAGTTGTACATCATTTGATGATTACTCAAGAGTAACATTTTATAATAACAGAGCCCTAGGAGGTTCGGGTGGTGCTGTAGGATGTACAATCAATTCATGTGTCTTGTTTGGCGGAAACTCAAAGGTTTCATTTAATAACAATAAGGCAAAATGGGGAGGAGCTGTAGTTGGAACTTTTAATTCAAATATTTCATTTGATGGATTTTCTAAAGCAGAATTTGGTGAGAACAAGGCAGCTCACACAGGAGGAGCTGTACAATGCAATGCTAATTCTAGTATTTTATTTGGTGGACATTAA
- the LOC136247952 gene encoding uncharacterized protein, protein MVTFDGNVAKLRGGGVGFGDNYNDDAIAGSFMSCYGNTRLTFNNNTAELGGAIRTSANGLVSFNENSLITFNGNNAISGGALHAYNSSILFQGNITASFNSNTASYGGVVYSSVGTKISFDETTTVKFNRNMAKQGGALYTRNSTISFNGFSLVTFVYNIAEVTGGAVDCTENSYIFFQGNSMVLFNNNRAIYSSGGAVTSKSKSHIFLHKNTTAAFTNNRAKHGGAVSIVQSSISFATHSFSNFANNTAKGNGGAIHLSDNFTATFYDGSDIKFSNNTATGHGGAIYGELTDGFDKQITLNTTGIYFNSNTALVGDLIYIHIPSSCDEVCLNKSIVSYVKSSAYEQYRKYINTPPSKLVLHNPATCIDNDTSCGTYLVNNIMLGQEIMIDACVLDYFNQPADATQFLINSNDQGHHINGSSTKVLMSCDILQGISVIGNQVTSTSNFSMTLNSHNGNQYDLKTISVQLIIELSPCHPGFYYDDTTQRCVCYDNNDFITCSDSKSFIRRGYWFGEVNDKPTMTVCPNNYCNFTCCETTNGFHELSPARMNQCISQRSGTACGSCEEGYTLSFDSVECVSIEMCTTEQTVLVVTLSMIYWIVIVILVFVMTYYHVGIGYLYAITYYYSILDILLSKNLYQLKELFTTVINISSLVKITPQFLGQLCLVKNMSGIDQQFIHYMHPFAVSIIVVIICQLARISHKFSSFISRGIIRTVCFLLLLSYTSVATTSLLLLRSLRFDNVDKVYTYLSPDIEYCHGRHLPYFIIAVLCTLVIVIGLPLLLLLEPFLNQKINFAKMKPLLDQFQGCYKDNYRCFAAYYMICRLLIIVIIIANPSNSYLSQLLLIFSSVVLAFIPITLKPYKHKILYIFDGLILQLVVLATLIPLADKSYH, encoded by the exons ATGGTAACATTTGATGGTAATGTAGCTAAACTAAGAGGAGGAGGTGTGGGATTTGGAGACAATTACAATGATGATGCTATTGCCGGTTCCTTCATGTCATGTTATGGGAACACAAGACTGACATTCAATAATAATACTGCTGAACTTGGTGGAGCTATAAGGACTAGTGCAAATGGTCTGGTCTCCTTTAATGAAAATTCATTAATAACTTTTAATGGCAACAATGCTATCAGTGGAGGAGCTTTACATGCATATAATTCAAGTATATTATTTCAAGGAAACATTACGGCTTCATTTAACAGTAACACTGCCAGTTATGGTGGAGTCGTATACTCTAGTGTGGGTACTAAAATCTCATTTGATGAAACTACAACAGTAAAATTTAATAGAAACATGGCAAAACAAGGAGGTGCTTTGTATACTCGTAATTCTACCATATCATTCAATGGTTTCTCACTGGTAACATTTGTTTATAATATTGCTGAAGTAACAGGTGGAGCTGTAGACTGTACTGAAAATtcttacatcttttttcaaggAAATTCAATGGTATTATTTAACAACAACAGAGCGATATATTCTTCAGGGGGGGCTGTTACCTCTAAGTCTAAATCTCACATCTTTTTGCATAAAAACACAACAGCGGCATTCACTAACAATAGAGCTAAACATGGTGGAGCTGTTTCTATTGTCCAATCCAGTATAAGCTTTGCAACTCACTCCTTTTCAAATTTTGCAAACAATACAGCTAAAGGAAATGGTGGAGCCATACATCTCAGTGACAACTTCACAGCAACATTTTATGATGGTTCAGATATTAAATTTAGTAATAACACTGCCACTGGGCATGGTGGAGCTATTTATGGTGAACTTACAGATGGGTTTGATAAGCAAATAACACTAAATACAACTGGCATTTACTTTAATAGTAACACTGCTCTTGTAGGTGATTTAATTTATATCCATATTCCATCATCTTGTGACGAAGTTTGTTTAAATAAAAGCATTGTAAGTTATGTGAAATCTTCAGCATATGAGCAATATCGCAAATACATTAATACTCCTCCCAGTAAACTAGTATTGCATAATCCAGCTACATGTATAGACAATGACACTAGTTGTGGTACATATCTTGTGAACAACATAATGCTTGGTCAAGAAATCATGATTGATGCCTGTGTACTGGATTATTTTAATCAACCAGCTGATGCAACACAATTCTTGATAAACAGTAATGATCAGGGTCATCACATTAATGGATCATCAACTAAGGTGCTAATGTCCTGTGACATTCTACAAGGAATCAGTGTAATCGGAAATCAAGTTACAAGCACATCAAATTTTTCCATGACTCTTAATTCTCATAATGGTAATCAGTATGACTTGAAGACAATTTCAGTGCAACTAATAATTGAACTATCACCATGTCACCCTGGTTTCTATTATGATGACACAACACAAAGGTGTGTATGCTACGATAATAATGATTTTATAACTTGTTCTGATAGTAAATCATTTATCAGGAGAGGTTATTGGTTTGGAGAAGTTAATGACAAACCAACAATGACAGTTTGTCCCAACAATTACTGTAACTTTACCTGTTGTGAAACCACTAATGGATTTCATGAACTTTCACCTGCAAGAATGAATCAGTGTATTTCACAAAGATCTGGTactgcttgtggtagttgtgaagaAGGCTATACGCTCTCATTTGATTCTGTAGAATGTGTAAGTATTGAAATGTGTACAACTGAACAGACAGTACTGGTAGTCACATTATCAATGATATACTGGATAGTCATAGTTATACTAGTGTTTGTGATGACATACTACCATGTTGGGATTGGTTATTTGTAtgctattacatactattacagtatactgGATATATTACTGAGCAAAAATTTATACCAATTGAAAGAATTATTTACAACTGTTATCAATATTTCAAGTCTTGTGAAAATCACTCCACAATTTCTAGGACAGCTTTGCTTAGTAAAGAACATGAGTGGAATTGACCAACAGTTCATTCATTATATGCACCCATTTGCTGTCTCAATCATTGTAGTAATAATTTGTCAGTTAGCAAGAATATCTCACAAGttttcgtcatttatcagtaGAGGTATTATCCGCACTGTGTGCTTTCTTTTGTTGTTATCATACACATCTGTGGCCACAACTTCATTGCTGCTCTTGAGATCACTGAGATTTGATAATGTAgataaggtttacacttaccTATCACCTGACATAGAATACTGTCATGGACGTCATCTACCATATTTTATTATAGCAGTGTTATGTACACTAGTGATTGTGATTGGTCTACCACTTTTACTCCTGCTTGAACCATTCCTTAATCAGAAAATCAACTTTGCCAAGATGAAGCCACTGTTAGATCAATTCcaaggatgttacaaagacaACTATCGATGCtttgcagcttattacatgATTTGTCGACTGTTGATCATTGTGATAATCATTGCGAATCCATCCAATAGTTATCTCTCCCAACTTTTACTAATCTTTTCAAGTGTAGTTTTGGCTTTCATACCAATAACACTAAAACCTTATAAGCATAAAATATTGTATATCTTTGATGGGTTGATTTTACAATTAGTAGTGTTGGCTACACTGATACCACTTGCAGACAAA TCCTACCATTGA